One Pelobates fuscus isolate aPelFus1 unplaced genomic scaffold, aPelFus1.pri H_2, whole genome shotgun sequence genomic window, CCACACCCAGATCAGTATTACCGTCTCGTGATTCCCACTCCGGGATAAATCTCTTTAATTAGATTAATAAATCATTCAATACATTAAATTCTCAGCCAGGTATTGCCCCCACATACCCAGAATATAGCATGAAGCGGCTCAGTGAAGGTGGCAGTGaaggtgtgtaagtgtgtgatgGGGTCACACAGCTCATAAAAGGACAGCCGCCCGGCCTCGTAGTCCAGGAATATCCGCAATCTCTGGCTGGAAGGGGAACGGGGAGGTAACTTGATCTCTTTACTGTCATGTATTACAATATACTGATTATTATCCCACCTTCCCAAACCCCAGGACTTCTTATTACATCCAATCACTGCCTGACTTCCTTTCTTGTCTATACTGGGATAGGCCATCCCTACCCTCCATCCAAATGATTCACTGCGCTCCACTTCCCAGTAATGTCGCCCTGAGGAGAAACTCCTGGAGCTTAGAACCTGATAATACTGAAATCTCTCTGGTGTTTTTGGTCGTCTCTGCCTTATACGTGACCAGGATACAGTTTTCATATCACCCGATACAGTTACATAATTACCAGCCGTGTTTACatccagtaacatgtctgaagccgtgtttacacccagtaacacgtctgaagccgtgtttacacccagtaacatgtctgaacCTGTTTTTATACCCACTAACATGTCTGAAGCTGTGTTTACACCCgataacatgtctgaagccgtatTTACatccagtaacatgtctgaagccgtgtttacatccactaacatgtctgaagccgtgtttacatccagtaacatgtctgaagccgtgtttacatccagtaacatgtctgaagccgtgtttacatcCAGTAACAggtctgaagccgtgtttacaccCAGTAATTTATTAGCCGGTACATGGAGCTGTCTCTTTACTCCGGTCACAATCCCAGCTAATCCTGAGTGTAAGGTCACTGAGATCAGACCCACATCCAGATCCCCTACAGCACGGACCTTGTtatcatctctctctctgtcctcATTATCTCCATCCTCAGTATCACAATAGTCAGCTCTGTCTGATTCCCGTCCTTGTAAGACAGTTACTGGATCCGTCGTCTTATACAGCTCCTCAATGTGACCCATCTTACTGGACAGATGATCCTCCTTTATTTCCAGCTGCCCGATTAGATCTGAGACTCGGAGTGAGACCTGCTCTTCCTGCCTGGAGATCTCACTCAGGACTCGCTTCTGTAGAGCTTCCAGCTGTTCCTTGATGCCCCCTATCAGGGCAGTGACTTCCTCTGTTACCCCAGCTGCTTTTTCTTCCACTTCTATCCTGAGTTCCTGCAGGCTCTGGACTCTTTTCTCAGTCTCCTCTCTCTTTAAGGTCAGTTTCTGCTGAATATTTCTcagtttcttcttcttcttctcagaGGCCTCATTCAGAGTCTCCACCTGGTGTCCTCTGTGCTCTCCGGCCAGACTgcaggacacacagatacaggcagcATCCTCAGAGCAGTAATATTTCAGGATTTCCTTGTGGACGGAGCATTTCCTGTTCCCCACTGAAGTGGTGGGCTCAGTTAGGACATGTTCTGCTGACTGTCTGTGGACCCTCAGGTGGACTTCACACAGAGAAGCTTCACAGTGCAGACATGTTTTAGCAGCAGGTACAGGAGAGTGAACACAATAAGTACAGGAGATCCCAACCTCctcctgctctgggtgagtagatAGGAAACTCTCCACTATGTTACACATTCTCAGGTTTCTTTTAAGCTCCGGTCTTACCCTAAACCTGTGTCTGCATTCAGGACAGGAATATTCCCTCTCCTCCTGCTTGTCCCATGTTCTTGTGATACAGACCCTGCAGTAGCTATGTCCACATGTCAGGGTTACAGGATCTGTATAAATGTTCGTACAGATACAGCAGGCCAGCTCGTCTATTAGATCAGCAGACGCCATCACTGAAAGCAGCAACAAGAGACGAAACTGAATGTTTGTCTTTTATCAGAAATCAGTTGGACATTGAACCCAGAAATCAGTGGGACTGGTTTTACCACATTTCACACTCAGGGTGCGGACAGTTTGTATCAAAGGATTTAACTTCATGACTGTTAATCCTGAGAGTTCCTGATGATCCATCTTTTCTATAACACAATATTCAgagggtatattattattattatattattttcacattccgtagcgctgtacaatgtaatTGTACTAatgtaactagaaaagctaaaaaaaaagaatatgagtgtatatgtgtcagtgagtgtgttagtgtgtgtgtgtctgttaatgagtgtgttagtgtatatgtgtcagtgagtgtgttactgtgtgtgtgtctgttaatgagtgtgttagtttgtgtctgtcagtgagtgtgttactgtatgtgttagtttgtgtgtctgttagtgtgtctgctagtgagtgtcagtaggtgtgttagtgaatgttactgtgtgtgtgtcagctccgcatacgcggcaagagccgcgcgcgcactcaaaccgcccacaggaaagcataactcaatgctttcctatggacgtccagcggaatcacggaagcgcctctagcggctgtcagtgagacagctactagaggctggattaacactcagtgaagtgatctgagtgcctatagtggtcctttaagtgtatgtgtataattaaATGGCGTGcacaccgcggtcgcaggggtcgcaagcctgtgaccaggtgcccgccgccatgtgtagcggccccggcccgcgcagagtaagcaccGGGGGAGAAagcggggcccacggatcaattttcgcaccggggcccaatggatcgtgtgtacgccactgctgtgtCCATTAACCTCCAATCTCTCTCTGAATTTTCTCAAAGAACAGAATTCTCACATTACTTCTCCATACAAATCACCATTTTACACAACTAGCAATACTGACAACGGAGCTCTTAAAGTGGCTCAGGGCCGAACAGGGAGATCTTCCTTCATCTCATGGAGGGCCAGACAGAGCCGGAGCTCCAGGTCCAGACAGGGTCACCTCTCTGAGCTTGGGCCATAGCTGGCCGCCTTGGCCACCTAATGTGTAACCCGGCTCTGACCTGTGTGGTAGTAGTTTGAGATCTTTATGAAAGTGGCAGAATTAGACaaagattttatttattcaaGCTTTGATCGGTCTATTTATTGTAACAGTTCAATTAAGAGAAGCTTGTTTTGAACCTGGTAATGGAAGATAGTCTATATACCAATTAGAAgaaatgtctgtctgtatctggtAAATACTAATAATGTGGAACTTTTCCATCAATGGCCGGATTCATCTTTAAGATTCCTGACCTAATTATCATGGCTAACGATTCAACGTCCTCTGATGGAGTTTTTTCTCAGATCTCATTGAACGTTGAGCCATGTTCTCCCTTTATACGGTCTGTTTAGTTATTTTGCCAGTAGTAATTGGCTTTCCCTCATGTGGTAGTCCTGGCTCTCTAGGTAGGTCTGGATTCCTATCTATACCTATGGCCAGTTACTCGGAAAGACTCAAAGAGCAGAAGGCTTAGATTTTAGTCAGCGATGGACATTTGTATCTGTGGAAGAATCAGTCTCGACCATGATCACCTCAACAAGGTCTTCCAATGCCTTCAATGAGGTTCTCTCTGGAATGAGGGGATCTGATGAACAAAAACTAACCGTTCAAACACACACCCCAACTTTGTATTAAAGATGGGGTGATAACAGGTACCTGCTCTGTGGTCAGCGTGGGAGATTTTAAACGTATTTACTATAGGAGGGATTCATTGTAACCTGTAGTCGTGCAGCATGTTGGACGTCTTTCTTGCCGGTATACAGCGTAAAACTGGAGAATAATTGGCTCTTAATTCAGGCTGAGAAAACCTTTCTCCAGATGTGACTTCTAAAGCTAGAACGAGCTCACTGCGACCAGTGAAACAAGCAAAAAAGAAGCCACAGGCACTAGGCACTGTGATATATATGAacggtggcagtgaaggagttaatctgtatatatgtatggtggcaatgaaggagttaatctgtttatatgaaCGGTGTCAATGACgtagttaatctgtttatatcagtggtagtcaacctttttctacctaccgcccactaatgcatctttttggttgaaaaaatgtccttaccgcccaccagttttcgcgcaaatgcggaatattttttagaaaggagggtgtcttaaaaaaaaaaattaaatgtacgtacatttatctttatatttctactaaatgcatgtttataatgtttttaactttataaactttaatgagaaaacaataaagtacattgaaattacctttattaGTGAtttatgagatccttgaggttgatgctgcgtgactaaatatttgatatctggtttgatttttgtaaggaacaaacgaaggtctcctctttcggtgatattcagacaacttctctgtttgcgcataatatgatttctcatctgtgcgtcagctcccctcctctccctcctcaattcccttctccaccttttttttattttttaaccttccttatagcaatgcccagtaggaaggctgagctaggtattccatttactattacttactatagcccattataacaggcaggcaggcatacttacatacagacagacagacagacaggcacacacagacagacagacaggcacacacatacagtacagacagacaggcacacacagacagacaggcacacagacaggcacacacatacagacagacaggcacacacagacagacagacatgcacacacagacagacagacatgcacacacagacagacagacaggcacacacagacagacagacaggcacacacagacaggcacacacatacatacagacacacagacaggcacacacacatacataacatacagacacacaaagacatacaaagacatatacatacagacacagagacacacacacacgacatacatacacacacacacacacacacacgacatacatacaaacaaacacacacaaaatattttagtcaccctcctgtttcctaccttttaggtgcaggagggtgactttccctggggtccaatggtggctcaggtggatggaagTCAGAGTTTCCattctgactccctggtcttcctcccgcgcggctctcagtgttagctgggaggagtgacgtgcagtcacttcctcccagctcggtgatgtaatcacagggggcccggtcgcgctgtaaagtgcccagcgctgaccgggcccccttacaatcccatccatcgggtggccctgacagcatgggccacccgatggaaccCTCCATATGTcggggccggggccgcaaatgctgatggcggtacccggtcaCAGGCGTACCGCCGGCTCACACCTGCCCGCCTGGTCTCTCAAAATTAGAAAATCCCTaacgcccacctggaatcctgaaacacccactagtgggcggtagggaccaggttgacgacccctggtttatattaacggtggcagtgaaggagttaatcagtatatatgtatggtggcaatgaaggagttaatcagtatatatgtatggtggcaatgaaggagttaatctgtttatatgaacggtggcagtgaaggagttaatctgtttatatatatatatatatatggtggcagtgaaggagttaatctgtttatatgaaCGGTATCAATGACGGAGttaatctatttttatatatggtggcagtgaaggagttaatctgtttatatatatatggtggcagtgaaggagttaatctgtttatatatatatatatatatatatatatatatatatatatggtggcagtgaaggagttaatatatatatatatatatatatatatatatatatattgtgacaaaagtactcctttcccttggtaccttgtcctgggattggggtgttacacacagtattttcaggctttagagacacttcacacgctggatgaggtaaagggacttgctcttttattgtggctccaaaataaatgcacagtaaggtataaaggtaacaaaaatatacaaaacaaaagccttgctcttctgagcactaactaaacaaaataatcagctacttcccaacataaacaaccttactgtttcaggttttcagctctctgtttccactcacagaaaccaaacacaatctccctccttccttggcaggggagtacttaatagcactgctaattgacaatccttttcaggtgagttaaattaggattcaaactctggaactggacttctcacctgtaggttacaagcaacttccaaaatgtggagtggagcactggcccaccctactctccaagtactccaccccagggcccaaatatacacatatttaaagtgcaacattcattataacataacacatttccctggggctaattacacaaagtaggatccttgcaaaatctagggaggtatatagattccctccagcacaattccttgctttcggtcacacatcctcccccccagctcagacctattgggtcgagcgaccatggacattagcgagtgcatccgcgaaagaccatctgcatttccctgtttactcccagccctatgctctatggagaaattatagggttgcaagctaaggaaccagcgggttactctactatttttctccctgttttggctcatccaagtaaggggtgcatggtctgtcactagtctgaattttcgtcccaagagatagtatttaagtgtgtctactgcccactttatagccagacactccttctcaacaatggcatagtttctttcttggggattaagcttcctgcttaaatataatatggggtgctcctcaccctgaatttcctgagagagaacagccccaagtcctacatcagaggcatctatctgtaaaataaattctttagaaaaagcaggtgttaccaacactggttgggcacaaatggcttctttaagctttctgaatgcttgttccgtctctggggaccattttaccactactggagcattagctttagtaaggtcagttaatgggcttccaattgtagcaaaattggatataaatctcctgtaatagccaatgaggccaagaaatgttctcacctgtttcttagtcagtggtctcggccaatttcgtatggcttcaattttagcaacttggggtttcactagtcccctaccaatagagtagcccaaatattttgcttcctctaggccaattgtacacttattggggttagcagttaagccagcattttgtattgagttaaggacagcctgtacttttggaaggtgagattcccaatcctcactgtgtactacaacatcatccaagtatgcagctgcatagcgcacatgcggctttagtattctgtccatcattctttggaatgtggcaggggcaccatgcaagccgaaaggcaaaactctgtactgaaataggccatcGGGAGTAGAAAATGTggtcttttcttttgctcgctctgtgagtggtacttgccaataacctttggttaaatctagttgttgtagaattattaaattgcCTATTATTGATTTTCTtaacagtatttagaatattagaaggaaatgcttttctagaaggttatgagcagcacTGGAACGGTCAAGTTCCTGtgatatgaaacattgtatgccatagttagatcatgagaactgtactaataaaatgtgtattccctaagcctgagaaactaaccttgaagctaaatggtgccaagtaatcaaaatggctggctgccagataccccctcccatcgagcgagcctcgtgctaaacaacaatggcgcttgaatcttatgtccactcccgtgtcaaagatgacgacatcccatgatgggaggatgcccaacttaccacttaacccctaagccaattaataatattgatgggagggtattgacttaaccacttaacacctaatccaattaataatgtttatttgttgttatcttgatattctatgatgatgtaatattgcctttaaaagggtctgcatacccgctttttaaccagatgccattacattttctcgaagttcttttaacctgaactccgtgtgtcagtgtgaatttacttctgcgtatacgcaatttaatcatctctaatttggacaggaacagatagtcattcaaacttctttgtttgcttaaaagaatctatatcaatttggcgcccaacgtggggctctgggttatgacctatctggcagccgtccaagaagacgctgggtggatgaatcctgggggaaggaaggagattgatcacctctgaatacacggtagagtttgctgcagcacctggcctggccggtatgttccttttccctgtgatttacctgtcccagtgtctgtgattggctgccaagaggacatcaaagacaggtaatatcttgcccagagaacctataccttatttgttaatacctattttacctgcatgttgactatctgttgcctgggtgtgtttgccttgttttgtttttagcttagtgcccgggtagagtgaatgcctgtttaccccttttaggagccacgtggctgtggctgtaaggaaaaaggggggtggacatgtggaagttttcctgagggtcctctattgcctgtttaccccttttaggagccacgtggctgtggctgtaaggaaaaaggggggtggacctgtggaagttttcctgggggtcttcttttgcctgtttacctcttttaggtgccgggtagctgcggcagtaaggaaaaaggggggtgagggatctgtggaggtttgtgtagactcatagcttcctgggggttcctttggtgtcactttgatagcctagctagcctcattgtgcacattgctctgcttgcagagaggtggtaccctctagcctcgagcgctgaggctggtggcattccaattttatttgtggcgcgtggattcgggcaggcattgctgtctccatcaccacgtggtagtgagacttacgggtgggtccgtaggggcactacgggagtgagggaagtggtggtcacgggTACCGGTCCACTTTAACGGGGGAGGCGTACGgaactcgggccggtgttagctgttttccgtcgccgctggtagtgagacttacgaaagtcgttctccgagctgggacactacgaggttgagggaggtggttttggccacatgagtaaaggaaagggattactgttgaatttatttgaactgtgatgcatgcactgtatttcaattgaaatgttgtcttaattgggagtcattcaaactcctgtgtctatctctactttaactttttacttttactctacttcctgtgttatttacactttgccctcctatttctctttgtgagagaagtgattggtcacacacttctcacctcgctccaatccgtggctacctcgggtaggcggaataagtgactagtctacgttttgggaagacgcacgtagggacccacccttcgtggcagtcgagcattgtagacactctgtttcattttcttcctctatatctgggacgccttttatagggggaatgggacaggggttagataagcccagtaaggactggttagcgtgtgatctagttgaagacagagagggtgaagagatggttaagaaagttgaaaagattgctaaagtgtgtggaattgctgtaccttcatgtggtagattacagccagagagctggcgcagattactgacagagaagagaggcaagcctacagataatgatttgcttcatacagcagaagcctggtacagagtagcaagagctattcagcaggaaggttgggttgaggaagaaattgatcacaaagggttaagaatgtatgtatatcataataattgttttactgggaagttctcccagccagcgccctgtcatggcgtccaggaggtgaccactcccatcatcccgtcagtaatgaccaaaatgtagctgaccacggtcaccctccctggtccccaccctaccccaatcttaaatgctgtggggtttttgtattttgtgttagccattagatggtagaggaccaccctagtagagggttggggttttgtattgagtttcactgagattgTTGCTGTATTgtgattgacctgactggatcgGGAGTTGTTTGCTGTGTTTTGCTGATTGTGTGCGCATTGTTCTGGTCTCTGTATAGAGGCATGGCCATGTTGCTTTCTGCTATAGTGTGGGtggatgttgtgtttttttttgtgtctctttgctcgcaataattgtaatgtaactatccttctgtcttgttactgtacagcagtgacatggttaaatctCATGCCTGTAGCTtgtctcgtctctctctctccccctccctccctctcttgcttccctccctcctccctccctctcttgcttctggtctccgtgcggaggttcgggggggaggagggaggggggacatgcttgcgattcagatttgtgttccaTAGAGTTATTCATAGCTACCGATAAGAGTtagaaattgaattttttttgctagaaaatattctaattgtgtattttgttatttcaatagaaattgataggatggttaaggagtgaatctgatgcaagaatagaagttgttaagttagtatgtgaagtgattaatggctggtgaatgatgggggagattggttgcattccgtgagtttattttgcatcatgttattttaaaagtatatgtttctagagacagctttacgggctgttaGATGCATGTTGTTTTCAAcggtcttatttaatccgtcaagtctgtccatagtttagtatttcattttgctgaacaaaatgttgcttctctgatttattttattagctataatatagtgtaatgttgaaactccctaaaagaaaatggcccctagtacAAAAGAAGGTTGGCCCTAAGGTGACATCACTTCTGCCCTTACTTCTGCCCTTATCTCCAGTCTCTTCCTTTCTCATCATTTCCGCCCTACTTCCTTCCCTGCCTCTGTCATGGCTGCCTCGATCATAAGACctactcctatcatgctcatcctatcttaagacatgctgttttcCTTGAATCCTACATATTATGAACAGGaaagttataattactaaaggaAACATTAGAGAgtttcaataatttaatttaatggtaaTACAATCAAAGATTGGTCTCAGAATGTTTTGATCCAATTAGAAAGGAACCGGAAAACATTGTGAGCCTAACTTAACAAATGGAATAAGGACTTAGATACTAGCATAAACTATggaggtgggagtgtgttccaatctgtctttattggaaaatgatagcctccaagattcaataactgactaacataatttttgatgtaagcccagatattttattattgcatatgcatataagtcgagactttgggcattatagtgtattgattccagatctgttactagcagcaagtgcattacatagaaacatagaatgtgacggcagataagaaccattcggcccatctagcctgcccagtattctaaatactttcattagtccctggccttatcttatagttaggatagccttatgcctatcccacgcatgcttaaactcctttactgtgttaacctctaccacttcagctggaaggctattccatgcatccactaccctctcagtaaagtaatacttcctgatattatttttaaacctttgtccctctatttttgagactatgtcctcttgttgtggtagtttttcttcttttaaatatagtctcctcctttactgtgttgattccctcttTATGAatttcaatgtttctatcatattccccctgtctcgtctttccaccaagctatacatgttaagatcctttaacctttcctggtaagttttatcctacaatccatgaacaagtttagtagcccttctttgaactctctctaaggtatcaatatccttctgaaaatatagtctccagtactgtgtacagtactccaagtgaggtctcaccagtgttctgtagccccatgtagccaaaagcgcagcttaagcggaacaaggccttgacaggggttaggaggcgggcccaggaggaacagacaggacaggtgggttatgggatatgtgggtttggctatttaagggaggagccattttgtaacgttcacttttaatttcctacccggttagtttgtgtgcatcccggtgctctctgAACCtgctgggtagggcttttctctttgtttcctctgcagggccatggatgtcgtggagaagcttctggaagggatcaggacagcggcgcggcaacagggagcggaatgggtgcaggcccagctgggcccggtcttTGCTGCGGCGGCGGGGCGTGAAGCCGATgattcgcgcccggcgcgggccaggaggcccccgaggcgattgagcccaggtggagaaccggtggtcggtggcacgggagtgcaggaggaagccagtggaagtcgcagcaggcccaggagctgcctggtcgaggctctgcctcccagtttgcggccggggcttcggcgcggTGAGTCtagacgggcggctgccctggacatcgctgacgcaccccctaacatggatggggccatgcgcggagcaggatccaaaatggcggcgggaCGGCCTagtgcggggcctggcggggcggggtcCCGGCCCAGGAGGGCGCCCCCATCGGTCATGGCAGTGGACAGCAGCACGCGGACTCGGACGGTCCGTGGcgggcccaacgtacagcaggcaagtgcaggtggcccttccgggggtccccttggcgtggtTGGCGGACGGGGAGCGGGGCCCGATTCAGGGGCGGACGGGAGGGGGGGTAGACGGGTGGCCCAAGGAGCGCAGGGGTCGGGCGGAGGGCCCCCAGGAGGGGTACGGGATGCTGCGCAGGGGTCTCTCGG contains:
- the LOC134585310 gene encoding tripartite motif-containing protein 14-like, which encodes MASADLIDELACCICTNIYTDPVTLTCGHSYCRVCITRTWDKQEEREYSCPECRHRFRVRPELKRNLRMCNIVESFLSTHPEQEEVGISCTYCVHSPVPAAKTCLHCEASLCEVHLRVHRQSAEHVLTEPTTSVGNRKCSVHKEILKYYCSEDAACICVSCSLAGEHRGHQVETLNEASEKKKKKLRNIQQKLTLKREETEKRVQSLQELRIEVEEKAAGVTEEVTALIGGIKEQLEALQKRVLSEISRQEEQVSLRVSDLIGQLEIKEDHLSSKMGHIEELYKTTDPVTVLQGRESDRADYCDTEDGDNEDRERDDNKVRAVGDLDVGLISVTLHSGLAGIVTGVKRQLHVHVNTASDMLSGVNTASDMLVGIKTGSDMLLGVNTASDVLLGVNTASDMLLDVNTAGNYVTVSGDMKTVSWSRIRQRRPKTPERFQYYQVLSSRSFSSGRHYWEVERSESFGWRVGMAYPSIDKKGSQAVIGCNKKSWGLGRWDNNQYIVIHDSKEIKLPPRSPSSQRLRIFLDYEAGRLSFYELCDPITHLHTFTATFTEPLHAIFWVCGGNTWLRI